A window of Flavobacterium flavigenum contains these coding sequences:
- a CDS encoding LytR/AlgR family response regulator transcription factor translates to MKIAIVEDEHLASSYLQSILEQQDVLPITQATVLKSVKEAVAFFNENNVDLAFMDIHLGDGKSLEIFEKATVSCPVIFITAYDSYAISVFKHFTIDYLLKPFEEQELLEALIKFQKIKDSFNTDATLQSLVAIESPETSKIQRHFLVNYGYKLISINETEITYFAASGKHLFIYTKSGNSYLYDNTLTDIIHALDPFLFFKVNRKYIVSRKIIKEVVKHSNQKIELILTVPAIENDPIIISKKEINNFKNWLDQ, encoded by the coding sequence ATGAAAATTGCCATTGTTGAAGATGAACATCTTGCTTCAAGTTATTTACAATCCATTTTAGAGCAGCAGGATGTTTTACCAATAACTCAGGCTACCGTTTTAAAATCTGTAAAAGAAGCTGTTGCATTTTTTAACGAAAACAATGTCGACCTGGCTTTTATGGACATTCATCTCGGTGACGGAAAAAGCCTTGAAATTTTCGAGAAAGCCACGGTTTCCTGTCCGGTTATTTTTATTACCGCATACGATTCATATGCTATTTCAGTTTTTAAGCATTTTACGATTGATTATCTTTTAAAACCTTTTGAAGAGCAGGAACTCTTAGAAGCCTTAATCAAATTCCAAAAAATCAAAGATAGCTTCAATACCGATGCAACCCTGCAGTCCCTTGTGGCAATAGAAAGTCCTGAAACATCTAAGATACAACGTCATTTTCTGGTGAATTACGGTTATAAACTGATTTCGATAAATGAAACAGAAATCACTTATTTTGCCGCCTCCGGAAAGCATTTGTTTATTTATACTAAATCGGGAAATAGTTATTTATACGATAATACACTTACAGATATAATTCACGCTCTCGATCCTTTTTTATTCTTTAAAGTAAACCGGAAATATATCGTAAGCAGAAAAATTATCAAGGAAGTTGTAAAACATTCCAATCAGAAAATCGAATTGATTCTTACCGTTCCCGCTATAGAAAACGATCCTATTATAATTAGTAAAAAAGAAATAAATAATTTTAAAAACTGGCTCGACCAATAA
- a CDS encoding NUMOD4 domain-containing protein, with the protein MPQIRFYPNEEFKEIDINESLQFRYAISNKGRLVSFTDEIQNGRLLKGGLSDGYPTFRFKIRQDDKIVNKYLFLYKLVAHYFLPKQSEEQTYVLHLDYVRNNDDVNNLRWATREEMIAHSRKSPHVIQAKKNLIEHNIKSDGRKLTTTKVMLIKKILARPEQKTRLKMIAKQFGVSEMQIRRIASGENWGHVKI; encoded by the coding sequence ATGCCACAGATTAGATTTTATCCAAATGAAGAATTCAAAGAAATAGATATTAATGAGTCCTTACAATTTAGATATGCCATTTCAAACAAAGGAAGATTAGTTAGCTTTACAGATGAGATACAAAACGGACGTCTTTTAAAAGGCGGACTGAGCGACGGATATCCCACGTTTCGTTTCAAAATCAGACAAGATGATAAAATTGTCAATAAATACCTTTTTCTCTACAAATTAGTTGCCCACTATTTTCTTCCGAAACAATCTGAAGAACAAACCTATGTCCTTCATCTGGATTATGTACGAAACAACGATGATGTGAACAACCTGCGTTGGGCTACGAGAGAAGAAATGATAGCGCACAGCCGTAAAAGCCCGCACGTTATTCAGGCCAAAAAAAACCTCATTGAACACAATATAAAATCAGACGGCAGAAAACTGACTACTACCAAAGTAATGCTGATCAAAAAAATATTAGCACGTCCGGAGCAAAAAACAAGACTTAAAATGATCGCCAAACAATTTGGCGTAAGCGAAATGCAGATCAGACGCATTGCCAGCGGGGAAAACTGGGGACATGTGAAAATTTAA
- a CDS encoding SusC/RagA family TonB-linked outer membrane protein, whose product MKKILHALLLFLAIAGYSQETRTITGIIQDESDKSPIPGASIFVENNSISNKTSMAGIIESSTIGTTTDFDGKFQLKIAKNVTSLRVTFMGYVSYTLELSAQRDYTINLKSETAKLQEVVVTGYQKIEKRKLTAAVTKIDMAAIQQTGVSSIDQLLVGQIAGVAVSTPSGAPGAPAKIRIRGTASLNGTQDPLWVLDGLPLEGNEVPKNFDKDNIDVLSNYSISGLNPDDIKDITILKDAAATAIYGARAANGVIVVTTKKGRAGKMVVSFNTNTFITQRPDFSKLNLMNSSEKIDLELDMASRADLTYRDTGGDISRILNGSNELAAFRSGGFSSLSPATQQSINDLRNNNTNWGNLLYQTAVNTQHGLSLSGGGEKSDYYFSVGYYDEKGTTVGTGFKRYNLTLKNNFELTDKFKVGVGIFGSENKTTSYLTDTDLFTNPANYSRNVNPYLTPYNADGSYKYDQDIAGYSDRYVPFNILEERQNTSYDLKSRAVKALFDAEYKITDALKVTSQLGLQLDNSSSEKFADKDTYYTRKQKEGSRYFNNGTYKYFLPEGGIIQNSNTDFFQYNLKTMVNYKKTLAEKHEIEAMVGNELRRSYTTFVATKGFGFDKNNLTTQQIVFPNTDFSNYEIYKTYVKNENENAFASFFATAAYTYNRKYSIFGSVRYDGSDLFGVDPKYKYLPLWSTSASWTVSEEDFLKENLTLSNLRLRASYGLQGNIDKGTSPYVMGRNNSAVILPGQTEPVIVIDSPPNDKLRWEKTENVNLGADIGLFNNRISIVTDLYGRKSSDLIGLRALPLENGFEYSNLNWAQVSNKGYEITLSTKNIDRPNFKWNTSINFSHNKSNVDRIEVRDTDYLPSREGLPVNAVFGFKTNGIDENGYPLFVNKNGETVNTQTFFGLFDPFADFFPGELTQSRLTASEFRDLFTYLGDRDPKFTGGITNTFKVSNFDLTIAASFNIKQTVTKTPPYNGTLVDRGQNYSRDILDAWSPTNTSSNLPGITSKDSGTGDSYMAYLWYSGQNQITTYNYLDTWTSEMSYMRLSSMRLGYTFPKTITDYLNIQSIRFNVEARNLFVISSDYKGYFDPETFGNIYAQPVPKSFTLGCNVTF is encoded by the coding sequence ATGAAAAAAATTTTACATGCCTTACTGCTGTTCCTGGCCATCGCAGGATACTCGCAGGAAACCCGAACAATTACGGGAATAATACAGGACGAAAGTGATAAATCCCCTATTCCGGGAGCATCAATTTTTGTCGAAAACAATTCGATTTCCAATAAAACTTCAATGGCGGGAATTATCGAGAGTTCAACTATCGGAACTACTACCGATTTTGATGGTAAATTTCAATTAAAAATAGCCAAAAATGTAACTTCCCTGAGAGTTACTTTTATGGGATATGTTTCTTATACCTTAGAGCTTTCTGCACAGAGAGATTATACTATTAACCTGAAATCTGAAACTGCAAAACTTCAGGAGGTTGTAGTAACAGGTTACCAAAAAATTGAGAAAAGAAAACTTACTGCTGCGGTTACCAAAATCGACATGGCTGCAATTCAGCAAACAGGGGTTTCCAGTATTGACCAGTTATTAGTGGGACAAATTGCCGGAGTTGCTGTAAGTACACCATCAGGAGCTCCTGGAGCACCAGCAAAAATCAGAATCAGGGGTACTGCTTCTCTTAACGGCACACAAGATCCGTTATGGGTACTTGATGGTTTGCCTTTAGAAGGAAATGAAGTTCCTAAAAACTTTGATAAAGATAATATAGACGTATTAAGCAACTATTCTATTTCTGGCTTAAATCCCGATGATATTAAAGATATTACGATTTTAAAAGATGCTGCTGCAACTGCTATTTACGGAGCACGTGCTGCAAATGGAGTAATCGTTGTGACCACTAAAAAAGGTAGAGCAGGTAAAATGGTAGTAAGTTTTAATACCAATACCTTTATCACACAAAGACCTGATTTCTCTAAATTAAATTTGATGAATTCTTCTGAAAAAATTGATTTGGAACTTGACATGGCAAGCCGTGCGGATTTAACATACAGGGATACCGGTGGAGATATTTCCCGCATCTTAAACGGATCTAACGAATTAGCTGCCTTCAGATCTGGAGGATTCTCTTCTTTAAGCCCGGCAACTCAGCAATCTATAAATGATTTAAGAAATAACAATACAAACTGGGGTAACCTATTATATCAAACCGCAGTGAATACACAGCATGGTTTAAGTTTATCCGGAGGTGGGGAAAAATCAGACTACTATTTTTCTGTAGGATACTATGATGAAAAAGGAACTACAGTTGGAACTGGTTTCAAGCGTTACAACCTAACCTTAAAAAACAACTTTGAATTAACAGACAAATTTAAAGTTGGTGTTGGGATTTTTGGCTCAGAAAACAAAACAACATCCTATTTAACAGATACAGATTTATTTACAAACCCTGCCAATTACTCAAGAAACGTAAACCCATATTTAACTCCATATAATGCTGATGGCAGTTATAAATATGATCAGGATATTGCGGGATACTCTGACCGTTATGTTCCTTTTAACATTCTGGAAGAAAGACAAAACACGTCTTATGATTTAAAATCAAGAGCTGTAAAAGCTTTATTTGATGCAGAATATAAAATAACAGACGCTCTAAAAGTTACTTCACAGTTAGGTTTACAATTAGACAATTCTTCAAGCGAAAAATTTGCTGATAAAGACACGTATTACACCAGAAAACAAAAGGAAGGATCTCGTTACTTTAATAACGGAACCTACAAATATTTCCTTCCTGAAGGCGGTATTATTCAAAATTCCAACACAGACTTCTTCCAGTATAACCTGAAAACAATGGTTAACTACAAGAAAACTTTAGCAGAGAAACATGAAATTGAAGCAATGGTGGGTAATGAATTAAGAAGAAGCTACACAACATTTGTAGCAACTAAAGGTTTTGGTTTTGATAAAAATAATTTGACTACGCAGCAAATTGTATTCCCTAATACAGATTTTTCTAACTATGAAATTTATAAAACCTATGTAAAAAATGAAAATGAGAATGCATTTGCTTCATTTTTTGCAACAGCGGCTTATACTTATAACAGAAAGTACAGTATATTTGGTAGTGTGAGATATGATGGTTCTGATTTATTTGGTGTAGATCCAAAATATAAATATTTACCACTTTGGTCAACATCTGCTTCATGGACAGTTTCTGAAGAAGATTTCTTAAAAGAAAATTTAACCCTTTCAAACCTTAGACTTCGTGCTTCTTATGGTTTACAAGGTAACATTGACAAGGGCACTTCTCCTTATGTAATGGGTAGAAATAATAGTGCAGTAATTCTACCGGGACAAACAGAGCCTGTAATTGTGATAGACAGTCCGCCTAATGACAAATTACGCTGGGAAAAAACTGAAAACGTTAACCTTGGTGCTGACATAGGCCTTTTCAATAATCGTATCAGCATTGTAACTGATTTATACGGAAGAAAAAGTTCTGACTTAATAGGATTAAGAGCACTTCCTTTAGAAAATGGTTTTGAATATAGCAACTTAAACTGGGCACAAGTAAGTAATAAAGGTTACGAGATTACTTTGTCGACTAAAAACATTGATCGTCCAAACTTTAAATGGAATACAAGCATTAACTTTTCTCACAACAAAAGTAATGTTGACCGTATAGAAGTTCGTGACACCGATTACCTGCCAAGCAGAGAAGGTCTTCCGGTAAATGCGGTATTCGGATTTAAAACAAACGGTATTGACGAGAATGGATATCCTTTATTCGTAAACAAAAATGGAGAAACAGTAAATACACAGACATTTTTTGGATTATTCGATCCTTTTGCTGACTTTTTCCCGGGAGAACTTACGCAATCAAGATTAACGGCCAGCGAATTTAGAGATTTGTTTACTTATCTAGGAGACAGAGATCCAAAATTTACAGGTGGTATTACTAACACATTTAAAGTAAGCAATTTTGACTTGACCATAGCTGCTTCTTTCAACATTAAGCAGACTGTTACAAAAACACCTCCATACAACGGAACACTCGTAGACAGAGGACAAAATTACAGCAGAGATATCTTAGACGCATGGTCTCCAACCAATACATCATCTAATTTACCTGGAATTACAAGTAAAGATTCCGGAACTGGTGATTCTTACATGGCCTATTTGTGGTATTCAGGACAAAATCAAATAACAACTTACAATTATTTAGATACATGGACAAGTGAAATGAGTTATATGAGATTGAGTAGTATGCGTTTAGGATATACTTTCCCTAAAACAATTACAGATTATCTTAATATTCAAAGCATCAGATTTAATGTTGAGGCAAGAAACTTATTCGTAATTAGTTCTGACTATAAAGGTTATTTTGACCCGGAAACTTTCGGAAACATCTATGCTCAACCAGTTCCTAAGTCATTTACTTTAGGATGTAATGTAACTTTCTAA
- a CDS encoding RagB/SusD family nutrient uptake outer membrane protein, with product MKKISKYILLFVAAMAVTSCDDYLDIQPVGRVIPETLDQYRAVLTKGYHTYPQHKSLTAVRTDELALNEFSDDIIYYRDIYIWKDANPDRITTTFHYQDLYTVIFYTNVIINEASKKLEVSEERNQLIGEAYALRAMAYFDLVNLFGKHYNAATAATDKGIPLALEIDLEQAFVPQSVEVIYNQIISDTNKAEELINLNTQPTGKNYRFSKAALYAFESRIYLYQQQWQKSFDAAEKALAINNALIDLKATPALATKYTSVESVLALEDGLINNLKGTVYASADLIASYNKTTDLRFPLYFLASGSRYRIQKGGNDDQRCSFRTSELYLTKAETSLKLNNIADAKATVLSFIKNRYTAAAYTQLESDVNAMNTVNLTNFILEERHREFAVEGQRWFDLRRTSQKQIVHTFNGDDYTLIQNDPRYTIPYPANARLNNPNL from the coding sequence ATGAAAAAAATCTCAAAATATATACTACTTTTTGTTGCTGCGATGGCTGTAACAAGCTGCGATGATTATCTGGACATCCAACCGGTAGGGCGTGTTATTCCGGAAACGTTAGATCAATATCGTGCGGTTTTAACCAAAGGATACCACACTTACCCTCAACACAAATCTTTAACAGCAGTTCGTACAGATGAATTGGCTTTAAATGAATTTAGTGACGATATAATTTATTACCGCGATATTTATATCTGGAAGGATGCTAATCCTGACCGTATCACGACCACTTTTCATTATCAGGATCTTTACACGGTAATTTTTTATACAAATGTTATTATCAATGAAGCTTCTAAAAAATTGGAAGTATCAGAAGAAAGAAACCAACTAATTGGAGAAGCTTATGCTTTAAGAGCAATGGCTTACTTTGATTTGGTTAACCTTTTCGGAAAACATTACAATGCAGCAACAGCTGCTACAGATAAGGGGATACCATTAGCATTAGAGATTGATTTAGAGCAGGCTTTCGTTCCTCAAAGTGTTGAAGTAATTTACAATCAAATTATTTCAGATACCAACAAAGCTGAAGAACTGATCAATTTAAATACGCAGCCAACTGGTAAAAATTATCGTTTTTCGAAAGCAGCTTTATACGCTTTTGAAAGCCGCATTTACTTATATCAGCAGCAATGGCAAAAATCGTTTGACGCTGCAGAAAAAGCTTTAGCAATCAATAATGCATTAATTGACTTAAAAGCCACTCCTGCTTTGGCAACAAAATACACTTCTGTTGAGTCTGTCTTAGCCCTTGAGGATGGATTAATCAACAATCTAAAAGGTACTGTATATGCATCAGCGGATTTAATAGCATCATACAATAAAACAACTGATTTACGTTTTCCTCTTTACTTTTTAGCAAGCGGAAGCCGTTACAGAATTCAAAAAGGGGGCAACGATGACCAAAGATGCTCTTTCAGAACTTCAGAATTATATCTTACGAAAGCTGAAACTTCATTAAAGCTGAATAATATTGCTGATGCTAAAGCGACTGTTTTAAGTTTCATCAAAAACAGATACACAGCAGCTGCCTACACGCAGCTTGAAAGTGATGTTAATGCTATGAATACTGTAAATTTAACAAACTTCATTTTAGAAGAAAGGCACCGTGAGTTTGCTGTTGAAGGACAGCGCTGGTTTGATTTGAGAAGAACTTCCCAAAAACAAATTGTCCACACATTTAATGGAGATGATTACACATTGATCCAAAACGATCCGCGCTATACCATTCCTTACCCGGCAAACGCGAGATTAAACAATCCCAATCTATAA